One Sporosarcina sp. FSL W8-0480 genomic window, CGCAGGGCCTAGTCCCTCCGCCGCTCTTGATAAGAGTTTGGGTATTCAGTTTTTCATCTTGTTGAACAGTATAGGAGACTATTTTTTAAAAGTCAAGGGGGCAAATTTATTTTTTTCTGAAACTTGCGCTTTGTTAATAATGTTATGATGATTTTATTAGTTATGAAGTGAGCTTGGGCGTTCGATGAGGATTCTTGAGCGGTAGGGACACACTGTTGAGCGCGGAATGCGATTCTTGAGCGCGGATGGACAATGTTAAGCGCGAAATGCAATTCTTGAGCGCGGATGCACAATGTTGAGCGCGGAATGCGATTCTTGAGCGCGGATGTACAATGTTGAGCGCGAAATGTGATTCTTGAGCGCAGATGTACAATGTTGAGCGCGAAATGTGATTCTTGAGCGCGGATGCATAATGTTGAGCGCGAAATGTGATTCTTGAGCGCGGATGCACATTGTTGAGCGCGAAATGTGATTCTTGAGCGCGGATGCACATTGTTGAGAGCGAAATGCAATTCTTGAGCGCGGATGCATAATGTTGAGCGCGGAATGCGATTCTTGAGCGCGGATGGACAATGTTGAGCTCGGAATGCGATTCTTGAGCGCGGATGCATAATGTTGAGCGCGTAACTCGATTGTTGGGCGCACAATTGAAAATCTATACTATTCTTGGGGGATTTAAAATGACTTTATGGATTATAAGCATCGTTGTTTTAGGATATATAGTGGGTTGCTTACATGGTTCGACAATTGCACGGTTGATTTCCGGGGTTAATCTGAAAGAGACAGGGGTTAAGAACGCGGGCGCTTCGAATGCGATGATTGTACTTGGGAAAAAATATGGCGCACTCGTTGCTTTGATTGATATCGGTAAAGGGATTTTCGCGGTCATTATTGTAAGAGTGCTTGCTGGACATTTTGGATTATCCACTGACCAGATCACTTTGTTGTTATTCATTGCGGGTGCCGCTGTTATATTCGGTCATAATTTTCCGTTCCATATGAAATTCAACGGAGGAAAAGGTACTGCAACTGTAATCGGGGTGCTCTTTGCTATCGATTGGCGGTTCGGACTTGCCGGATTTGCTCTGTTTATTCTTATCGCCATCGTTACAGATCTTATAGTCTTCGGTGTACTTATGCTTTATATCACTCTTATTTTAATGGCCTTTTGGCTCGACGGTACTTGGACAATTTTTGTCGCAGCTTTACTTTTTTTGATGGCAATTTGGAAGCATATTGAAAATCTTAAAAGGATTCGCGAAGGTACCGAACCACGTATTCGCGCAGCATTTAAGAAAAAACGGCAATAAATCTATTATCCTTATGGATAGCAAAGAGGCACTTTAACAGTTGATCTGTTCAAGTGCCTCTTTTGTAATGTCAAAAATCTAACCAGATTTTGATGGCTGTACCTAAAATTAATAAAGCCAATATACCCTGCAATATTTTCGTGTTCATCTTCTGTCCAGCCTTTGCCCCCAATGGAGCAGCGAGGATACTGGCTACAATCATAACAGCAGCCGGACTGTAAAGGACTTGGTCCGTTACAATCTTTCCTATAGTCGATCCAATCGATGAAATGAATGTGATTGCAAGTGACGTTGCTATCGTCATGCGCGTCGGTATTTTTAGGACGACAAGCATGATCGGAACTAAAATAAAAGCTCCTGCAGCTCCTACTATTCCGGCCGCAACCCCTACAATGAAAGCTAATACCGCCGAAAGCCATTTATTGAAAAAAACCTGATCCGTCGGAATATCGTCCAATCCTTTCTTTGGAATGAACATCATGATGGCCGCAATTGTTGCCAAAATGCCGTATACAAGGTTGATGCTTCCCTCTGAAATCAAGTTGGATCCGTAGCCCCCGATGAAACTTCCTACCAAGATTGCGCTGCCCATATAAATTATTAATGTTTTATTGAGATATCCACTTTTCCGATACGCCCATACACCCGAAATTGTCGCGAAAAACACTTGAATCGCGCTAATGCCAGAGACTTCATGTGCAGAGAATGCCGCAACGCCAAGCAAGGGCGGGATGTATAATAGCATCGGGTATTTGATAATTGAACCGCCGATGCCGACCATGCCGGAAACGAAGGATCCAACAAACCCGATAAGGAAAATCGCGACTAAAAATGTCATATCCATAGAGTCGTCCTCCTATTTGTTATTAAGAAAAGGGTATCTACTTAGATACCCCCTCCCCTACACTCATCCTTTTTTAATAAAAAACGTAAAGACGCTATCTTCCTCTTTTTGGTCTACCATTTCATGACCGCTGGATTTCGCCCATGCTGTCAAATCAGCAACTGAGCCTTTATCGGTCGTATGGATTTCCAAGATTTCTCCTGCTTCCAATTCCTTTATCGCCTTCCTTGTACGTACAACAGGCATTGGGCATGCTAATCCTTTTGCATCTACTACATTTCTACTATTCATTTGTCATCTTCTCCTTTTAATTTAATTTTTTTATTAACGGACTGCACAACGATTAGGTCCAATTTCCATTTCACGTTGTGTTTCTTCATCGGGCATGATTCTTCCCATGTTCGTTTGACGGATTTCTTGGTATGCATTTGGTTGAGGAGGTAAATTTCCTGTTACCATTTGACGGAACTCTTGTTCATCCTCGATATTTAAACCGTGGTTCTTCTCAAAAAGTGTTCCTAACTTTTCCGATACACTTCCGTCTTCTTTCAATTCTTCGATGATCATGAAGTGCGCTGGCAGAACGAGCAGGTCCTTTGCCAGTTCACGGTAACGGCCATACAACGTTTCCCGTAGGTCGCGAACCCAATCCTCCGCTAATCCCGCAAGGTCTGGACGCCCAATGGAATCGATGAATAAAATATCACCTGATAATAAATA contains:
- a CDS encoding glycerol-3-phosphate acyltransferase, with product MTLWIISIVVLGYIVGCLHGSTIARLISGVNLKETGVKNAGASNAMIVLGKKYGALVALIDIGKGIFAVIIVRVLAGHFGLSTDQITLLLFIAGAAVIFGHNFPFHMKFNGGKGTATVIGVLFAIDWRFGLAGFALFILIAIVTDLIVFGVLMLYITLILMAFWLDGTWTIFVAALLFLMAIWKHIENLKRIREGTEPRIRAAFKKKRQ
- a CDS encoding sulfite exporter TauE/SafE family protein; this encodes MDMTFLVAIFLIGFVGSFVSGMVGIGGSIIKYPMLLYIPPLLGVAAFSAHEVSGISAIQVFFATISGVWAYRKSGYLNKTLIIYMGSAILVGSFIGGYGSNLISEGSINLVYGILATIAAIMMFIPKKGLDDIPTDQVFFNKWLSAVLAFIVGVAAGIVGAAGAFILVPIMLVVLKIPTRMTIATSLAITFISSIGSTIGKIVTDQVLYSPAAVMIVASILAAPLGAKAGQKMNTKILQGILALLILGTAIKIWLDF
- a CDS encoding sulfurtransferase TusA family protein, whose amino-acid sequence is MNSRNVVDAKGLACPMPVVRTRKAIKELEAGEILEIHTTDKGSVADLTAWAKSSGHEMVDQKEEDSVFTFFIKKG